One Chloroflexota bacterium genomic window carries:
- a CDS encoding MFS transporter produces the protein MTLPTSVRPRRRHGSEPSTVPELTRDGRALFVARTLRMFAYGSVAVVLVLYLAAVGLSDPQIGVVLSLTLAGDTLVSLWLTTNADRLGRRRVLIAGALLMAAAGAVFVVTRDPLLLLLAATIGVISPSGNEVGPFLAVEQAALTISIPGASRTHVFAWYNLVGSVAAAVGALSGGLIAQALQAAGTTPIDSYRAVLVVYAVVGLLLALGFGRLTPAVEFDRSGVPASVRARFGLHRSRSIVLRLSALFGLDAFAGGLVTQSLVAYWFHLRWQVDPAVLGAIFFGTNILAAISALSASRLAARFGLIRTMVFTHLPSNILLILIPIMPSLPLAILLLLIRASISQMDVPTRQSYTMAIVEPDERSAAAGVTGIARTTGAAVSPLIAAPLVGAAALAAIPFYLSGALKIVYDIALYRRFRGMPPPEEIFE, from the coding sequence ATGACGTTGCCCACGTCCGTCCGGCCACGGCGACGCCATGGGAGTGAACCGTCGACCGTGCCGGAACTGACACGCGACGGCCGGGCGCTGTTCGTCGCCCGGACGCTCCGGATGTTCGCCTACGGATCGGTGGCGGTCGTCCTTGTCCTCTATCTCGCCGCGGTCGGCCTGTCCGATCCGCAGATCGGGGTGGTGCTCAGCCTCACCCTCGCCGGCGACACGCTCGTCAGCCTGTGGCTCACGACGAATGCCGATCGGCTCGGTCGGCGGCGCGTGCTCATCGCCGGCGCGCTGCTCATGGCGGCCGCGGGAGCCGTCTTCGTCGTGACGCGCGATCCGCTGCTCCTTCTTCTCGCCGCGACGATCGGGGTGATCTCGCCATCCGGCAACGAGGTGGGGCCGTTCCTCGCCGTTGAGCAGGCGGCCCTGACGATCTCCATCCCCGGCGCGTCGCGGACCCATGTCTTCGCCTGGTACAACCTCGTCGGCTCCGTGGCCGCGGCGGTCGGCGCGCTATCCGGGGGGCTCATCGCCCAGGCGCTCCAGGCGGCCGGGACGACGCCCATCGACAGCTATCGGGCGGTCCTCGTCGTCTACGCGGTGGTCGGACTCCTCCTTGCCCTCGGCTTCGGTCGCCTCACACCGGCCGTGGAGTTCGATCGGAGCGGGGTGCCGGCGAGCGTCCGAGCGCGGTTCGGACTGCATCGGTCGCGGTCGATCGTCCTCCGACTGTCGGCCCTCTTCGGCCTGGACGCGTTCGCCGGCGGCCTCGTCACGCAGAGTCTCGTCGCGTACTGGTTCCACCTCCGATGGCAGGTCGATCCGGCCGTCCTCGGGGCGATCTTCTTCGGGACGAACATCCTCGCGGCCATCTCGGCGCTCTCGGCGTCGCGCCTTGCCGCCCGGTTCGGCCTCATCCGGACGATGGTGTTCACCCACCTGCCGAGCAACATCCTGCTCATCCTCATCCCGATCATGCCGAGTCTGCCCCTCGCGATCCTCCTCCTCCTCATCCGGGCGAGCATCAGCCAGATGGACGTGCCGACCCGGCAGAGCTACACGATGGCGATCGTCGAGCCGGACGAACGATCTGCCGCCGCCGGCGTGACGGGCATCGCGCGGACGACTGGAGCGGCCGTCTCGCCGCTCATCGCGGCTCCACTCGTGGGCGCCGCCGCGCTCGCGGCGATCCCGTTCTACCTGTCCGGTGCGCTGAAGATCGTCTACGACATCGCGCTGTACCGGCGCTTCCGCGGCATGCCTCCGCCGGAGGAGATCTTCGAGTAG
- a CDS encoding bifunctional 5,10-methylenetetrahydrofolate dehydrogenase/5,10-methenyltetrahydrofolate cyclohydrolase, whose amino-acid sequence MLLGAPIAAEITTGVKADVATFRRRHGYAPTLAVVLVGRDAPSAVYLRQILRTCRGVGIAGRLVEVPGRASAAQLRNAIADLNEDPLVAGIIVQMPLPKRIPLVTVTETLDPAKDIDGIHPLNAGRLTLGNDGFLPTTAQAAVEILKRSGVQIRGRRVVVVGRSNVVGKPAALLFLREDATVTVCHRRTEDLAAHVRAADIVVVAAGVPALITGQMLKRGAVVVDVGINLVGERLVGDVDEESVAAVASALTPVPGGIGPVTNALLMTHVLRAAEQQARRLA is encoded by the coding sequence ATGCTCCTCGGCGCCCCGATCGCAGCGGAGATCACGACGGGCGTCAAGGCGGACGTCGCGACGTTCCGGAGGCGGCACGGGTATGCGCCGACGCTCGCGGTCGTCCTCGTCGGCCGGGACGCGCCGTCGGCCGTCTACCTTCGGCAGATCCTTCGCACGTGCCGGGGCGTCGGGATCGCCGGTCGGCTCGTCGAGGTGCCGGGCCGAGCGTCTGCAGCGCAGCTTCGGAACGCCATCGCTGACCTCAACGAGGATCCACTCGTCGCCGGGATCATCGTCCAGATGCCGCTGCCGAAGCGGATCCCCCTCGTCACGGTGACGGAGACGCTCGATCCGGCGAAGGACATCGACGGCATCCACCCCCTCAACGCGGGGCGGCTCACCCTCGGCAACGACGGCTTTCTGCCGACCACGGCGCAGGCCGCGGTCGAGATCCTCAAGCGTTCGGGTGTCCAGATCCGCGGCAGGCGGGTCGTGGTCGTCGGCCGATCGAATGTCGTCGGCAAGCCGGCGGCGCTCCTGTTTCTTCGAGAGGATGCGACCGTCACGGTCTGCCACCGCCGGACGGAGGACCTCGCGGCTCACGTCCGCGCGGCGGACATCGTCGTCGTGGCTGCCGGCGTCCCGGCGCTCATCACCGGTCAGATGCTCAAGCGAGGTGCGGTCGTGGTGGATGTGGGGATCAATCTCGTCGGCGAGCGCCTCGTCGGGGACGTCGACGAGGAGTCCGTGGCAGCGGTCGCCTCCGCCCTGACGCCGGTCCCCGGGGGCATCGGCCCGGTGACGAACGCCCTCCTCATGACCCACGTCCTTCGCGCCGCCGAGCAGCAGGCTCGAAGGCTCGCATGA
- a CDS encoding formate--tetrahydrofolate ligase produces MSFPSDLEIARAVRPRPIAAVAADLGIRDDELELYGPSKAKVTLGAIQRLEAERPRGRYVVVTAITPTPLGEGKSTTTVGLAQGLNAIGHRASVNIRQPSLGPVFGIKGGAAGGGYSQVIPMEDFNLHLTGDVHAIGAAHNLAGAFLDNSLHHRNPLGIDPHGILWPRVLDISDRALRHVVIGLGGREDGVPRETEFVITVGSEVMAVLALASDLHDLRARLGRIVLATTADGKAVTAEDLGVAGAMTVLLRDAIKPNLLQTLEGGPAFVHCGPFANIAHGNNSIIADRLALVTNDIVCTEAGFGADMGAEKFFDIKCRASGLVPNAAVVVATVRALKMHGGVGKIVAGKPLDPALLEENVAAVRAGAANLAKQIENVRLFGIPAVVAINAFPTDTPAEVDAIREVALAAGARDAVVATHFVDGGKGATALAEAVWAATSEPAEFRLLYPDEMPLAEKIATIATRIYGADGVEFLPAARRSLMQYEDLGYGQLPICMAKTQYSLSHDAALKGRPSGFTVPIREIRLSAGAGFVTAICGEMRTMPGLPSRPGGEKIDIDADGEVVGLF; encoded by the coding sequence ATGAGCTTCCCGTCCGACCTCGAGATCGCCCGAGCTGTCCGCCCGCGCCCGATCGCGGCGGTGGCGGCCGACCTCGGCATCCGCGACGATGAGCTCGAGCTCTATGGCCCGTCCAAGGCGAAGGTCACGCTTGGGGCGATCCAACGCCTCGAAGCCGAGCGCCCCCGCGGCCGCTACGTCGTGGTGACGGCGATCACGCCGACGCCTCTCGGTGAGGGCAAGTCGACGACGACGGTCGGTCTGGCGCAGGGGCTCAACGCGATCGGCCATCGGGCGTCGGTGAACATCCGGCAGCCGTCCCTCGGTCCGGTCTTCGGGATCAAGGGCGGCGCCGCTGGTGGCGGCTACAGCCAGGTGATCCCGATGGAGGATTTCAACCTGCATCTCACCGGCGACGTTCATGCGATCGGGGCGGCGCACAACCTCGCCGGGGCCTTCCTCGACAACAGCCTCCACCACCGGAACCCGCTCGGGATCGACCCGCACGGGATCCTCTGGCCGAGGGTCCTCGACATCAGCGATCGCGCGCTTCGCCACGTCGTCATCGGCCTCGGCGGTCGCGAGGATGGCGTCCCCCGCGAGACGGAGTTCGTCATCACCGTGGGTTCGGAGGTCATGGCGGTCCTCGCCCTGGCCAGCGATCTCCACGACCTCCGCGCCCGGCTCGGCCGGATCGTGCTGGCGACGACGGCGGACGGGAAGGCGGTGACCGCGGAGGACCTCGGCGTCGCCGGAGCGATGACGGTGCTCCTCCGCGACGCGATCAAGCCGAACCTTCTCCAGACGCTCGAGGGTGGGCCGGCGTTCGTCCATTGCGGGCCGTTCGCCAACATCGCCCACGGCAACAACTCGATCATCGCCGACCGCCTCGCTCTCGTGACGAACGACATCGTCTGCACCGAAGCGGGGTTCGGGGCGGACATGGGTGCCGAGAAGTTCTTCGACATCAAGTGCCGGGCGTCGGGGCTCGTGCCGAACGCGGCGGTCGTCGTCGCCACCGTGCGGGCGCTGAAGATGCACGGGGGGGTCGGGAAGATCGTCGCCGGCAAGCCGCTCGACCCGGCTCTCCTCGAGGAGAACGTGGCAGCCGTCAGGGCCGGTGCTGCGAACCTCGCCAAACAGATCGAGAACGTCCGGCTCTTCGGTATCCCCGCGGTGGTCGCGATCAATGCGTTCCCGACGGATACGCCGGCGGAGGTGGACGCGATCCGCGAGGTCGCGCTCGCGGCGGGTGCCCGCGACGCAGTCGTCGCGACGCACTTCGTGGACGGTGGGAAGGGCGCCACGGCACTCGCCGAGGCGGTCTGGGCGGCGACCTCGGAGCCCGCCGAGTTCCGGCTTCTCTACCCGGACGAGATGCCGCTTGCCGAGAAGATCGCGACGATCGCGACACGGATCTACGGAGCCGACGGGGTGGAGTTCCTTCCCGCGGCCCGCAGGTCGCTCATGCAATACGAGGATCTCGGCTATGGCCAGCTGCCGATCTGCATGGCGAAGACGCAGTACTCGTTGAGTCACGACGCCGCCCTCAAGGGGCGCCCGAGCGGCTTCACCGTCCCCATCCGCGAGATCCGGCTCTCCGCCGGGGCCGGCTTCGTCACCGCCATCTGCGGCGAGATGCGGACGATGCCTGGCCTGCCCTCGCGGCCGGGCGGAGAGAAGATCGACATCGACGCGGACGGCGAGGTTGTCGGCCTTTTCTGA
- a CDS encoding alpha-hydroxy-acid oxidizing protein, with amino-acid sequence MEGGPGPLNLAEFEALALAELDPGVAAYFGGAAADEVTLADNLDAFRRWRIVPRVLVDIETRDPSVEMLGRRWPAPIMVAPMALQRMAHPDGEVAVARACAARGITMSLSTVASATIEDVGAASAPTWFQLYLLRDPGRNRELLDRAAAAGYEAIILTVDAPILGRRERDLRTQFHLPPGVGYANIHRSGTKRDHAKGDDIYGDDDIKPANTLEDLDWTTANTRLPVIVKGILHPVDARAAIDHGAAAVGVSNHGGRQLDSSIAALDALPGVLDAVVGRVPVILDGGIRRGTDILMALALGARAVMVGRPILWALAWGGERGVGLALDMLVKEYDLALALAGVPRSASLSPGLLVRAASAAAGA; translated from the coding sequence GTGGAGGGAGGGCCCGGGCCCCTCAACCTCGCCGAGTTCGAGGCGTTGGCCCTCGCCGAGCTCGATCCCGGGGTCGCCGCGTACTTCGGCGGCGCGGCGGCCGACGAAGTGACTCTGGCGGACAACCTGGACGCGTTCCGCCGCTGGCGCATCGTTCCGCGCGTCTTGGTGGACATCGAGACACGCGACCCGTCGGTGGAGATGCTCGGCCGACGCTGGCCCGCCCCGATCATGGTGGCGCCGATGGCGCTCCAGCGGATGGCCCATCCCGACGGGGAGGTGGCCGTCGCCCGCGCCTGCGCGGCTCGCGGGATCACGATGAGCCTGTCCACGGTCGCCAGCGCCACGATCGAAGACGTGGGCGCGGCCAGCGCGCCCACGTGGTTCCAGCTGTATCTCCTGCGCGATCCTGGACGCAACCGCGAGCTGCTCGACCGGGCGGCCGCAGCCGGTTACGAGGCGATCATCCTGACGGTCGACGCTCCCATCCTCGGTCGGCGGGAGCGGGACCTGCGGACCCAGTTCCATCTCCCCCCGGGCGTGGGGTACGCCAACATCCACCGTAGCGGAACGAAGCGCGACCATGCGAAGGGCGACGATATCTACGGCGACGACGACATCAAGCCCGCGAACACCCTGGAGGATCTCGACTGGACGACGGCCAACACGCGCCTGCCGGTCATCGTGAAGGGGATCCTGCATCCCGTGGACGCACGCGCCGCGATCGACCACGGTGCGGCCGCAGTCGGCGTCTCGAACCATGGCGGCCGCCAGCTCGACAGCTCGATCGCCGCGCTCGACGCCCTGCCGGGCGTCCTCGACGCGGTCGTCGGGCGCGTCCCCGTCATCCTCGACGGCGGCATCCGGCGCGGCACCGACATCCTGATGGCGCTCGCCCTGGGGGCTCGCGCGGTGATGGTTGGTCGTCCCATCCTGTGGGCCCTCGCGTGGGGTGGCGAGCGAGGCGTCGGGCTCGCCCTCGACATGCTGGTGAAGGAATACGACCTGGCCCTGGCGCTGGCAGGCGTGCCGCGGTCGGCATCCCTGTCGCCGGGGCTGCTCGTCCGCGCGGCCTCCGCAGCGGCCGGGGCCTGA
- a CDS encoding DedA family protein produces MLGFIDTIVIPFLNSLYGAVGYVGVAVAMAIESAMIPLPSELILPYAGFLVSDPTQIEPLTHGPWSFWIVVIVATIGNTIGSLIGYAIGAYGGRPLLARWGRFLLIREDELAATERFFARHGAATAFVSRLLPVVRTFISFPAGVARMPLATFIAFSAAGAFLWSVALVFAGTQLGAHWQDIRHTLQPFDTLMLVVVVALVAVFVWWRLGRPGWRRAS; encoded by the coding sequence ATGCTCGGTTTCATCGACACGATCGTCATCCCGTTCCTCAACAGCCTGTACGGTGCCGTCGGGTACGTCGGCGTCGCCGTGGCCATGGCGATCGAGTCGGCCATGATCCCGCTCCCGTCCGAGCTCATCCTCCCCTACGCCGGGTTCCTCGTCTCCGACCCGACGCAGATCGAACCGCTGACCCACGGCCCGTGGTCCTTCTGGATCGTCGTCATCGTGGCGACCATCGGCAACACGATCGGGTCGCTCATCGGGTACGCGATCGGCGCGTACGGGGGCCGACCGCTCCTCGCCCGGTGGGGCCGCTTCCTCCTCATCCGCGAGGACGAGCTCGCCGCCACCGAGCGATTCTTCGCCCGACATGGCGCGGCGACGGCATTCGTCAGCCGACTCCTCCCGGTCGTGCGGACCTTCATCAGCTTCCCGGCCGGCGTCGCTCGCATGCCGCTCGCCACGTTCATCGCCTTCTCGGCCGCCGGCGCATTCCTCTGGTCGGTCGCTCTCGTCTTCGCCGGCACCCAGCTCGGCGCCCACTGGCAGGACATCCGCCACACGCTGCAGCCGTTCGACACCCTGATGCTCGTGGTGGTCGTGGCGCTCGTCGCGGTCTTCGTCTGGTGGCGGCTCGGCCGCCCTGGCTGGCGCCGCGCGAGCTGA
- a CDS encoding histidine phosphatase family protein: MLTLVLTRHGLTPRSVPEQHLGQRIDVELSDAGRAQAQALAIRLAATRFERIVSSPLLRARQTAEIIVAGLADPAPVTTDPRLLEMDYGEWEGHTYDEIEATDRLRRHAWEADPASFRCPGGESGGDVAARARSFLDDLLVAHPDSHEPDDPGALAVLAVGHSSFNRILVCVALDLPVREFRLRFLQSQVNLTVLRFEHGIGPSDARLVLLNDVAHVRPATATPWE, encoded by the coding sequence ATGCTGACTCTCGTCCTGACGCGGCACGGCCTGACTCCACGGTCCGTGCCCGAGCAGCATCTCGGCCAGCGCATCGACGTGGAGCTCTCGGACGCCGGTCGCGCCCAGGCCCAGGCGCTCGCCATCCGGCTCGCAGCGACTCGCTTCGAGCGGATCGTCTCGAGCCCCCTCCTCCGTGCTCGCCAGACGGCTGAGATCATCGTCGCCGGGCTCGCGGATCCGGCACCGGTGACGACCGATCCCCGTCTCCTCGAGATGGACTACGGCGAATGGGAGGGCCACACGTACGATGAGATCGAGGCGACGGACCGGCTGCGTCGGCATGCCTGGGAGGCCGATCCCGCATCGTTCCGCTGTCCCGGGGGCGAGTCCGGCGGCGATGTCGCGGCTCGGGCCCGGAGCTTCCTCGACGACCTCCTCGTCGCACACCCGGACAGCCATGAGCCGGACGATCCCGGCGCGCTCGCGGTCCTGGCGGTCGGCCACAGCAGCTTCAACCGGATCCTCGTCTGCGTCGCCCTCGATCTGCCGGTCCGCGAGTTCCGGCTCCGCTTCCTCCAGAGCCAGGTGAACCTCACGGTCCTCCGGTTCGAGCACGGCATCGGCCCGTCCGATGCCCGTCTCGTCCTCCTCAATGACGTTGCCCACGTCCGTCCGGCCACGGCGACGCCATGGGAGTGA
- the lhgO gene encoding L-2-hydroxyglutarate oxidase gives MTGDRFDLAIIGGGIVGLATAVQLQRRRPDLRMVVLEQEGKLGAHQSGHNSGVLHAGLYYAPGSQKARLCREGKAELEAFLEGHAIPFERCGKLVVALTLDELPRLEELRRRATANGVPRLEEIGPERIREIEPHAAGLRALWSPTTGITDFRLVVAALAREIQSAGGTIETSRRVTGVADHGRDRVLQTSRGPLIAHNVIACAGLWADRVAKLTGDSGRDRIVPFRGDYYTLTADARSLVRGLIYPVADPRFPFLGVHFTRRIDGEVWAGPNAVLAFARTGYRRTDVNLRDLVDTLTDRGFLRLAARFWRMGAVELWRDWSKAAFLGALLRYVPELRADQLVFGPSGVRAQALDPDGTLVDDFRFGGNRHVLHVRNAPSPAATASLAIGRELAERAIERFELTRARP, from the coding sequence GTGACCGGCGACCGCTTCGACCTGGCGATCATAGGCGGCGGGATCGTCGGGCTGGCGACGGCCGTCCAACTGCAGCGCCGGCGGCCGGACCTGCGCATGGTGGTGCTCGAGCAGGAGGGGAAGCTGGGGGCCCACCAATCGGGCCACAACAGTGGCGTCCTCCACGCCGGCCTCTACTACGCCCCTGGCTCGCAGAAGGCACGCCTGTGCCGCGAGGGCAAGGCAGAACTCGAGGCGTTCTTGGAGGGGCACGCAATTCCATTCGAACGGTGCGGCAAGCTCGTCGTGGCGCTGACGCTGGACGAGTTGCCTCGCCTGGAGGAACTCCGGCGACGGGCGACCGCGAATGGCGTGCCCCGGCTGGAGGAGATCGGCCCGGAGCGCATCCGAGAGATCGAGCCGCACGCGGCCGGCCTCCGGGCCCTCTGGAGCCCCACGACCGGGATCACCGATTTCCGGCTGGTCGTCGCGGCCCTCGCCCGCGAGATTCAATCGGCCGGCGGCACGATCGAAACCTCCCGCCGGGTCACGGGAGTCGCAGATCACGGAAGGGATCGGGTTCTTCAGACGAGCCGCGGTCCGCTCATCGCTCACAACGTCATCGCCTGTGCGGGGCTGTGGGCCGACCGGGTGGCGAAGCTCACCGGCGACTCCGGGCGTGATCGCATCGTCCCGTTCCGCGGCGACTATTACACGCTCACCGCTGACGCTAGGTCACTCGTCCGCGGCCTCATCTACCCCGTCGCCGACCCACGCTTCCCGTTCCTCGGAGTCCATTTCACCCGGCGCATCGACGGTGAGGTCTGGGCCGGGCCGAACGCAGTGCTGGCATTCGCTCGCACCGGCTACCGGCGGACCGACGTGAACCTGCGCGACCTGGTCGATACACTCACCGATCGCGGGTTCCTGCGCCTGGCGGCCCGCTTCTGGCGGATGGGAGCCGTCGAGTTGTGGCGCGACTGGTCGAAAGCCGCGTTCCTCGGGGCACTCCTCCGTTACGTTCCGGAGCTCCGAGCGGACCAGCTGGTCTTTGGGCCTTCCGGCGTCCGCGCCCAGGCGCTCGATCCGGACGGGACGCTCGTCGATGACTTCCGGTTCGGCGGCAACCGCCACGTCCTTCACGTTCGGAATGCCCCATCTCCCGCAGCCACGGCGTCGCTCGCGATCGGCCGGGAACTCGCCGAGCGAGCCATCGAACGATTCGAGCTCACTCGCGCGCGTCCGTAG
- the hutH gene encoding histidine ammonia-lyase, whose protein sequence is MLRGVTEQNGETPSAVILTGADLTIADVEAVARRGRRAVLDPDARARMAEARGVIERLVAEGAVVYGVTTGFGDLATTFIPREDVGRLQQNLLMSHAAGVGAPFPREIVRAMLLLRANTLALGHSGCRPDLVDRLLSFLEAGIHPVVPEQGSLGASGDLAPLAHLALPLIGRGEVEFGGRRMAALLALREAGLEPLVLEAKEGLALLNGTQMMSALGALLLADADRLTRTASVAAAMSVEALLGTDVAFSAAYQLARPHPGQIAVAAELRHLLRDSSLQTGHHGDAHKVQDPYSLRCVPQVHGAVRDMLDHLRRVLDIELNSATDNPLVFAGGGAADPTAIATGGGLVISGGNFHGEPVALALDAAKLAVAELGSISERRTALLVDARLNGGLPPFLAADPGTNSGLMILQYTAAALASENKVLVHPASADSIPTSANQEDHVSMGSIAARHARAVLEHVERIVAIELICATQALDFRLDQLPDARPGAGVAEAHRIIRAAIPRLEVDREPGPDLAAAFALVHDGTLSHLAGPADLAVPAGLTVAAGPGPRPDVRSRS, encoded by the coding sequence ATGCTCCGGGGCGTGACTGAACAGAACGGCGAGACCCCGAGCGCCGTCATCCTCACCGGCGCCGACCTCACGATCGCCGACGTGGAGGCGGTCGCTCGACGGGGGAGGAGGGCGGTCCTCGACCCGGACGCCAGGGCCCGCATGGCGGAGGCGCGTGGGGTCATCGAGCGGCTGGTGGCGGAGGGCGCCGTGGTGTACGGCGTGACGACCGGCTTCGGTGACCTGGCGACCACGTTCATCCCCCGCGAGGACGTCGGACGACTCCAGCAGAACCTCCTCATGAGCCACGCGGCCGGCGTGGGTGCGCCGTTCCCGCGCGAGATCGTCCGGGCGATGCTCCTCCTCCGGGCGAACACGCTCGCCCTCGGCCACTCGGGGTGCCGGCCGGACCTCGTGGATCGGCTGCTGTCGTTCCTCGAGGCGGGGATCCACCCCGTCGTGCCCGAACAGGGGAGCCTGGGAGCGTCCGGCGACCTCGCACCGCTGGCCCACCTTGCCCTCCCGCTCATCGGCCGTGGCGAGGTGGAGTTCGGCGGCCGGCGCATGGCGGCGCTCCTCGCGCTCCGCGAGGCCGGGCTCGAGCCGCTCGTCCTCGAGGCGAAAGAGGGTCTCGCGCTCCTCAACGGGACCCAGATGATGAGCGCGCTCGGAGCGCTCCTCCTGGCCGACGCGGATCGGCTCACCCGGACCGCAAGCGTGGCGGCCGCGATGTCCGTCGAGGCACTTCTCGGGACCGATGTCGCATTCTCCGCCGCGTACCAGCTCGCTCGTCCGCACCCGGGCCAGATCGCCGTGGCCGCGGAGCTGCGGCACCTCCTCCGCGATTCGAGCCTCCAGACCGGCCACCACGGCGACGCCCACAAGGTCCAGGACCCGTACTCGCTTCGCTGCGTGCCGCAGGTCCACGGTGCGGTCCGCGACATGCTCGACCACCTCCGCCGGGTGCTCGACATCGAGCTCAACTCGGCGACGGACAATCCGCTCGTCTTTGCGGGCGGCGGCGCGGCGGACCCGACGGCGATCGCGACAGGCGGCGGCCTCGTCATCAGCGGCGGCAACTTTCACGGTGAGCCGGTCGCCCTCGCCCTCGACGCGGCGAAGCTCGCTGTTGCCGAGCTCGGATCGATCTCGGAGCGGCGGACGGCACTCCTCGTGGACGCGCGACTCAACGGGGGTCTGCCGCCGTTCCTCGCCGCGGATCCGGGCACGAACAGCGGCCTCATGATCCTGCAGTACACGGCCGCCGCTCTCGCCTCCGAGAACAAGGTCCTCGTGCATCCCGCCTCGGCCGACTCGATCCCGACGAGCGCGAACCAGGAGGACCACGTCTCGATGGGCTCGATCGCCGCACGGCACGCCCGGGCCGTCCTCGAGCACGTCGAGCGGATCGTCGCGATCGAGCTCATATGCGCCACCCAGGCGCTCGACTTCCGCCTCGATCAGCTCCCGGATGCTCGACCGGGAGCCGGGGTCGCCGAAGCCCACCGGATCATCCGGGCGGCGATCCCGCGGCTCGAGGTGGATCGAGAGCCGGGCCCGGACCTCGCCGCAGCCTTCGCACTCGTCCATGACGGCACGCTCTCCCACCTCGCGGGTCCAGCGGACCTCGCCGTACCCGCCGGCCTGACCGTTGCTGCTGGCCCCGGGCCCCGCCCGGACGTGCGGTCCCGGTCCTGA